A window of Gammaproteobacteria bacterium contains these coding sequences:
- a CDS encoding PilT domain-containing protein yields the protein MTVIYMMNDKRIFVDTGAYLARFHTADQRYQQACQAWEQIQNQKRVLVTSHHVIDELATLLARRTDYVFSVRKIGQIYGSQLVLIERSSEADEQTALAFFQKYADQKVSFTDCISFAMMMRLQIRQVFTFDYHFALAGFEVFPSPYELKLEEETRW from the coding sequence ATGACCGTTATTTATATGATGAATGATAAACGAATTTTTGTTGATACAGGTGCGTATTTAGCCCGTTTTCATACCGCAGACCAGCGTTATCAACAGGCTTGTCAAGCATGGGAGCAGATACAAAATCAGAAACGTGTTTTGGTGACTTCTCATCATGTGATTGATGAGTTGGCAACGTTATTGGCTCGGCGTACTGATTATGTTTTTTCGGTGCGTAAAATTGGACAGATTTATGGGTCACAGCTTGTATTAATTGAGCGCAGTAGTGAAGCGGATGAGCAAACGGCATTAGCATTTTTCCAGAAGTATGCGGATCAAAAAGTGAGTTTTACCGATTGCATTTCGTTTGCGATGATGATGCGTTTGCAGATACGGCAAGTTTTTACTTTTGATTATCATTTTGCGCTGGCGGGGTTTGAAGTGTTTCCGTCGCCTTACGAGTTAAAATTGGAAGAGGAAACCCGATGGTGA
- a CDS encoding hypothetical protein (Evidence 5 : Unknown function) has protein sequence MQAKLVLEQNNIVIRFPKDLMSQETLSNLLGFIEFIALTKKGQFQSESESELVARIQCEVAKNLNYAFLNDDVWHGELTPVDLADNHDRYLYDE, from the coding sequence ATGCAAGCAAAATTGGTCTTGGAGCAAAATAATATTGTGATTCGTTTTCCAAAAGATTTAATGTCACAGGAGACATTATCTAATTTATTGGGATTTATTGAATTTATTGCTTTAACAAAAAAAGGGCAGTTTCAATCAGAATCAGAATCAGAATTAGTGGCACGAATTCAGTGTGAAGTGGCGAAAAACTTAAATTATGCGTTTTTGAATGATGATGTTTGGCATGGTGAGTTAACGCCCGTGGATTTGGCCGATAATCATGACCGTTATTTATATGATGAATGA